From the Drechmeria coniospora strain ARSEF 6962 chromosome 02, whole genome shotgun sequence genome, the window tcccctcccccccccttccgACGGACGCTGACCAAGACTCGCCGCGCTAGCCTCGCGGACCGTCTCCACCATGACGCCGGCCCAGCTCGCACGAAAGCGCATGCAGGATCGCGAAGCCCAGCGTGCCATCCGCTCCCGGACCCGCGACCACATCGAGCGGCTCGAGAAGGAGATCCGCGAGCTCCGCGTCGTCATGGCGGCCAAGCCCGGCGCGAGCAACGAGGATACCGTGCGGGAGCTCTGCCGCCGCAACGGcgtgctggaggaggagctggcgAGGTTACGAGAGTATCTGTCGGCCGGCAAGCTCGCGCCCGCCTACGCGCCGTCcgatctcgccgtcgcgcacgccatggccgccacggcacccttcgacgccgcctgCACCTTCCCGACGGCCCTCGACGCTTCTCCCGTCTACGAATACGACGCCCGCGCCGGAACCGGCTTCTACCCCGAACCTCCGACggcgcccccgcccccgccgagCGCACGCAGCTCCCTCGGCCAATGCGCCCCCGCCGCGCCGCGATACGGCTTCCACGTGGGCGAGGCGGGCCCCTGGTCCGCGCCCGCTTTCGGccccgccatggccgttcCCGATCAGCCTTtccagccgccgccagcgAACGACGGCTCCTCCAACatgacggccgcggcgccgacgccgctgtcgacgccgaggccgacacaCACTTGCACATGcgccgcggcctcgccggcatgCCGTGACGGGGACGGGTACGCGAGCACCCAGTTTGGGGCACTTGAGGACGCCAAGGCATGGGTCGCCGCCCCGACCCCCTTTGGCCAACCGAAGCACCACGCGGCATGAAACCGGGCCGGCGGCACCTTCATGTAATTTCGAGAAAAGCGCATGGGAATTAGTGtttgctgccgctgccgtgtCCCGAGCGTGATGGCAGGAGGCGATCAGCAGACGGCGTAAGGCGAAGAGGCAAGAGAATATGAACATTGTCCACCCTAAACGATGGCTCGATTTCTCGTCGTGGGCCCCGGCTGCagcatatacatgtacatgagaTCTTATCCACATCTTTCGGCACCTTTCCATGTGCTCCCGGGAGCTCGTATGGCTCAGAAACCCAAGCGTGGGCGAGTGCTACGATTCGGAGGGCAGGGCACCTTGGTCAGGGTGGTGGGATGTGCACGCTGGGCTGTCGCTCCAACCCGCCTTCCCCCTTCTCCACGGCCGCGACGGTCAGGACGCTGGTACCCTTGGCATCGTCCTCGAATAGAACCTTTCTTCGCCGCTCCTCATCCTTCATGTTGCTCCTGTAGCTCTGGAAGGTTTCGTACTGCCCCGCGTCAGTCCGTGCCTGCTCGGGAAACGCTGCTGATGACGGTGGCGGGAAGGAAAAGCAATCAAACATACCGCCTCGTGCATGGCCTCTCTCGCCCCCGGCCACGCCTTTCGGCCGCATCCCGGGATTCGCCGCGGGTTGGTGTCAAACAGACGCCAGGCGTAGCCGTTCATCGGGCCCTTGGACATCCACCTGTACACGTCCTTGTCCTTCCACCGAAGCGACCAGCCCCGGCCGGTGAACGGGTGGTCGAGATTGTCGTACATGCCCGTTCCCGCCATGGAATGCATAAACTTGTAGAACGGATAGGACCGAACGAGCCCCTGGCGCACCGACGAGTCTTGTCTCCACTGCTTCCGCCACCAAGCGTGGTACTGGTCGACCTGATCGTTCATCTCCTCGACGGACGGGAGCAGCGCTGGCTTCCTGTAGCCGGCCGGGGGTTGCTCGAGCGGCATGTCtctcgccgtctcggccgcccagATTTGACCGATGGCGACCGAGGCGAGCTCGCAGACGCACCAGACGCTCTCCTGCGGCGACAAACAGCTCAGGAAGGCGACGGATGAGGCGTACCGGGGCGGGAATACAAGCTGATAGAGCCGCGGCAGATGCGGTTGTTCTTTTCCCTTTGGCGGAGCGGCGGGATCCTCATCACGAGCCCTCGCTCTCCTCTGctcctccacctcgccggccgtcgtcgaagccatGTCGCAGGCGCCATCCATGTCCAGCTCGGGCATGATGCTCCAATCGAGGGTGTAGCCGGTGCAGAAGATGACGGCGtccacctcgacgatggagcctccgtcgaggaggacctTGTCGCTGCCGACGAAATCCTTGAACCCCCGAACCGGGGTTATCTCGCCCGACAGGAGCGCGGGCAGAAAGTGTTCCTGCACCGCCGGGTTTTCGTGCGCCATGCTCGGGCAGGGCGTCAGCCGCCACTCCTTCGTCGCCTTGCGCTTcgccagccgccgcctctcACGGCGGGATAGACGGCCGTCCGACGGGTCCTCGCgggaggcgtcggcgatcATCTTCCGAACCATGAACTTGTCGACGAGGGGGTTGACGAGCCACGGcaccttgtcgtcgaggagataTTTCAGTCGGAGCATCGGCCAAGGAATTGTGCTGTCGGTCggggtgccgtcgtcgagataGCGCGAGACGATCATGCGTCCGCGGCGATAGGCCTGGTAGACACCCGAGGCGTGCTTGGTGAGGCTCAGGGACACCTCACAGGCCGtgttgccgatgccgacgaccaaGACTCTCTTCCCTCGGAACTGCTCTGGACTTTGGCCAACGTCAGGCCCAGCATCCGTGGACGAAGGGAAACACATACTTCCTGTAGCTTTGTCCGTGAAGGATCATTCCTTTGAACTTTTCCTTCCCCGGCATCGAAGGCCACT encodes:
- a CDS encoding Flavin monooxygenase-like protein, producing MGQANMNHVKIAVIGIGPAGLTALKALREEGFDAVGFERRDRVGGLWSFNPDTSYTSVLEGTVSNISKFVSGFSDFPIPDDYPAYLSGAEVAKYFRAYAKHFDLEKHVRFNTSVTAVLRHEHDGGWNVHITGPDGDTSVLFFDKVVFGTGSESVAKWPSMPGKEKFKGMILHGQSYRNPEQFRGKRVLVVGIGNTACEVSLSLTKHASGVYQAYRRGRMIVSRYLDDGTPTDSTIPWPMLRLKYLLDDKVPWLVNPLVDKFMVRKMIADASREDPSDGRLSRRERRRLAKRKATKEWRLTPCPSMAHENPAVQEHFLPALLSGEITPVRGFKDFVGSDKVLLDGGSIVEVDAVIFCTGYTLDWSIMPELDMDGACDMASTTAGEVEEQRRARARDEDPAAPPKGKEQPHLPRLYQLVFPPRYASSVAFLSCLSPQESVWCVCELASVAIGQIWAAETARDMPLEQPPAGYRKPALLPSVEEMNDQVDQYHAWWRKQWRQDSSVRQGLVRSYPFYKFMHSMAGTGMYDNLDHPFTGRGWSLRWKDKDVYRWMSKGPMNGYAWRLFDTNPRRIPGCGRKAWPGAREAMHEAYETFQSYRSNMKDEERRRKVLFEDDAKGTSVLTVAAVEKGEGGLERQPSVHIPPP